From one Luteolibacter sp. SL250 genomic stretch:
- a CDS encoding TonB-dependent receptor, with product MKDKSSTSPTVLGSREVLALATFLTAGHASAQAPAAAEKKAQSPDDGTLPEVQVTANRDNAGTYKTEQLASRKFTAPLIDAPQSFSVIPKEVFQQQGARNLTDVLKNTPGISYNAGENGFGTSMNNFSLRGVDTSGSVFQDGVRDSGSYSRDVFNLESVEIGKGAAADNGYGTAGGYVNLVSKTARGENFYSGTASYSFDETDSSPRFRTAFDVNQAFSGNVAFRLNAFLQEGGVAGRDYAEANGWGLAPTITFGLGTDTRFFLSYQHVEQNDIPDWGVPTGISFGSANRFEGVDRSHRDTYYGLTTDYDDTITDAFVARIEHDFNEDLTLSNQTRIAKTNRRTDFTMPHSFDDATATTVRQERTIYDRENFSFSNITNLSYEFATGSLEHTLSAGFEFIREDADALRYNSKNRGLVNAHDPNNNPGIAEPEFQGIGQVDVETYGLYVYDTVKLNERWQITGGIRADHYKVDLVDRNQLGVPGGANFSKSDTFLGGKLGVVHKPASNGSIYASAGLSSQPPASFLSNSDASRGGGNGFPGAGLGINNKDAQTQYNLNYEIGTKWDFLGGRLSTTAALFRTERHDVAISGRFTPGAGATDTGYHEQIIQGIELGVAGQITNEWSVFGGLLIMDSERKVSSKWEQARIDAANGAGDPDYNATYDSFDGDELAFTPNYTGNLWTTYRFPVGLTIGGGMQYVSGSYVGRPDDAERIIPNGRYGKLDDYLVFNTMVAYEVTENVTLRLNIDNIFDEVYAVSSNWSGVRSNVGPPRTYTISADWKF from the coding sequence ATGAAAGACAAATCCTCCACATCGCCCACCGTCCTGGGTTCGAGGGAAGTCCTCGCGCTCGCGACCTTCCTCACCGCAGGCCACGCTTCCGCCCAAGCTCCCGCCGCCGCTGAAAAGAAAGCACAAAGCCCTGATGACGGAACACTTCCGGAGGTCCAGGTAACGGCCAACCGTGACAACGCGGGAACCTATAAAACCGAGCAACTTGCATCCCGCAAATTCACAGCCCCCCTCATCGACGCCCCGCAGTCCTTTTCCGTCATTCCCAAGGAAGTCTTCCAACAGCAGGGTGCCCGGAATCTGACCGACGTGCTGAAAAACACTCCGGGCATCTCCTACAACGCCGGGGAAAACGGCTTCGGCACCAGCATGAACAACTTCAGCCTGCGCGGGGTGGATACCTCGGGCAGCGTGTTCCAGGACGGCGTCCGTGACAGCGGTAGCTACTCGCGGGACGTATTCAACCTCGAGAGTGTGGAAATCGGCAAGGGCGCCGCAGCCGACAACGGCTACGGAACCGCTGGCGGCTACGTGAATCTCGTCAGCAAGACCGCCCGGGGCGAAAACTTCTACAGTGGCACCGCCTCCTATTCATTCGATGAAACCGACTCCAGCCCCCGCTTCCGCACGGCTTTCGATGTGAACCAGGCGTTTTCCGGAAATGTGGCGTTCCGCCTGAACGCCTTCCTCCAGGAAGGTGGGGTGGCTGGCCGTGACTACGCGGAAGCCAACGGCTGGGGTCTGGCCCCCACCATCACCTTCGGCCTCGGAACCGACACCCGGTTCTTCCTTTCCTACCAGCACGTTGAGCAGAACGACATTCCGGACTGGGGAGTCCCGACGGGAATTTCCTTCGGCAGCGCAAACCGCTTTGAAGGCGTGGACCGCTCGCACCGGGACACCTACTATGGGCTGACCACCGACTATGACGACACCATCACGGATGCGTTCGTCGCCCGGATCGAACATGATTTCAACGAAGACCTGACGCTTTCGAACCAAACCCGGATCGCGAAAACGAACCGCCGCACGGACTTCACGATGCCGCACAGCTTCGACGACGCCACAGCAACCACCGTGCGGCAGGAACGGACCATCTACGACCGCGAGAACTTCAGCTTCTCCAACATCACCAACCTCTCCTACGAGTTCGCCACGGGCAGCCTCGAACACACGCTTTCCGCCGGGTTCGAGTTCATCCGGGAAGATGCCGACGCTCTCCGCTACAACTCCAAGAACCGCGGGCTTGTAAACGCCCACGATCCCAACAACAACCCGGGGATCGCGGAACCGGAGTTCCAGGGTATCGGCCAAGTGGACGTGGAAACCTACGGTCTCTATGTCTATGACACGGTCAAACTCAACGAGCGCTGGCAGATCACCGGCGGCATCCGCGCCGACCACTACAAGGTTGATCTCGTGGACCGCAACCAACTGGGCGTCCCGGGCGGAGCGAACTTCAGCAAGTCCGACACATTCCTCGGAGGAAAGCTGGGCGTCGTCCACAAACCCGCGTCGAATGGCAGCATCTACGCTTCCGCCGGTCTCTCATCCCAGCCTCCGGCTTCTTTCCTCTCCAATTCCGACGCCTCCCGCGGCGGCGGCAACGGCTTTCCCGGAGCCGGCCTCGGCATCAACAACAAGGATGCCCAGACCCAGTACAACCTGAACTACGAGATCGGGACGAAGTGGGACTTCCTCGGCGGACGTCTTTCCACCACGGCAGCCCTCTTCCGCACCGAGCGCCATGATGTGGCGATCTCCGGGCGGTTCACGCCGGGAGCCGGGGCCACGGACACGGGCTATCATGAGCAGATCATCCAGGGCATCGAACTAGGCGTGGCCGGTCAGATCACCAATGAGTGGTCCGTCTTCGGCGGCCTCCTCATCATGGACAGCGAGCGCAAGGTCAGCTCGAAATGGGAGCAGGCACGGATCGACGCCGCCAACGGAGCCGGAGATCCCGACTACAACGCCACCTATGACTCCTTCGACGGTGACGAGCTTGCTTTCACCCCGAACTACACCGGCAACCTGTGGACCACCTACCGTTTCCCGGTCGGCCTGACGATCGGTGGCGGCATGCAGTACGTCAGCGGCTCCTATGTCGGACGTCCTGATGACGCGGAACGGATCATCCCCAACGGCCGCTATGGAAAGTTGGATGACTACCTCGTGTTCAACACGATGGTCGCCTATGAAGTGACTGAAAATGTCACCCTCCGGCTGAACATCGACAACATTTTCGATGAAGTTTATGCGGTCTCTTCCAACTGGAGTGGCGTCCGTTCCAATGTCGGCCCGCCCCGCACCTACACCATCAGCGCCGACTGGAAGTTCTGA
- a CDS encoding porin, with translation MKSIPRVLLATGLLATGAVHAQDQGVFSAGLTGETTYDKIWSAVTLYKDSSNPILQEFSLQGRLQVQSIYGEADGDSYNTSDWKGGNGTANDLKTWGNDIEVRRAYLGFKSKWFSSVKLEGQIDINTDGRDLQGNDPYYGDIYDLYAVYGTTDQFNVGIGKQELKITREQEISSKEIVTFERSLVANMLHPGNLTGVWVTGKNVADHWLYEVAVYGADQAREFSGFGHGALYFGKIGYDYSAQSGLDTAVVSFRYTHNSNPGFQSDKNDGWFGQPTSPAFTDTLSLSNEIQSGRFGLTVDMNYGFGFSGQADRNGNSSVNVNQSDVFGLTIIPTYFIAPGLQLVGRLQFATSADPDGIQVGSRYERLAASGTGARGRGNTYTAQYVGLNWYLYGHKLKVMNGIEFSQLGGGDYDGYTAMTGLRMAF, from the coding sequence ATGAAATCCATCCCCCGCGTGCTTCTGGCCACTGGCCTGTTGGCCACCGGTGCCGTCCACGCCCAAGACCAAGGAGTTTTCTCCGCAGGACTGACGGGTGAAACCACCTACGACAAAATCTGGTCGGCTGTCACCCTCTACAAAGATTCGTCGAACCCGATCCTCCAGGAGTTCTCGCTTCAGGGCCGCCTCCAGGTCCAGAGCATCTATGGTGAAGCTGATGGTGACAGCTACAACACTTCCGACTGGAAAGGCGGCAATGGCACCGCGAACGACCTCAAGACCTGGGGCAACGACATCGAAGTCCGCCGCGCTTACCTCGGCTTCAAGTCCAAGTGGTTCAGCAGCGTGAAGCTGGAAGGCCAGATCGACATCAACACCGATGGCCGCGACCTGCAGGGGAATGATCCCTACTATGGCGACATCTACGACCTCTACGCGGTCTACGGCACCACTGATCAATTCAACGTCGGCATCGGCAAGCAAGAGCTCAAGATCACCCGTGAACAGGAAATCTCGTCCAAGGAGATCGTGACCTTCGAGCGCAGCCTCGTCGCCAACATGCTCCACCCCGGCAACCTGACGGGCGTCTGGGTCACCGGTAAGAACGTCGCTGACCACTGGCTCTACGAAGTCGCGGTCTACGGTGCCGACCAAGCCCGTGAATTCTCCGGCTTCGGCCATGGTGCCCTCTACTTCGGGAAAATCGGCTACGACTACTCCGCCCAGAGCGGTCTCGACACCGCCGTTGTTTCCTTCAGATACACCCACAACTCCAACCCGGGCTTCCAGTCGGACAAGAACGACGGTTGGTTCGGCCAACCGACCTCCCCGGCTTTCACCGACACACTCTCCCTCTCCAATGAGATCCAGAGCGGCCGCTTCGGCCTGACGGTGGACATGAACTACGGTTTCGGGTTTTCGGGCCAAGCGGACCGCAACGGCAACAGCAGTGTGAACGTGAACCAGTCCGACGTTTTCGGCCTGACGATCATCCCCACCTACTTCATCGCCCCGGGCCTGCAGCTCGTCGGCCGCCTGCAGTTCGCCACTTCCGCTGATCCGGACGGCATCCAGGTGGGCAGCCGCTATGAGCGCCTCGCCGCTTCCGGCACCGGCGCACGGGGCCGTGGCAACACCTACACCGCACAATACGTCGGTCTCAACTGGTATCTCTACGGTCACAAGCTGAAGGTCATGAACGGCATCGAGTTCTCGCAACTTGGTGGCGGCGACTACGACGGTTACACCGCGATGACCGGTCTCCGGATGGCCTTCTGA
- a CDS encoding phosphate ABC transporter substrate-binding protein, whose product MKLISTLFASAALLTIAGAQTLSIKGSDTLGAKLVPQLSEAFKAAGNKNVKFEIAAEGSSTAFPALANGTAQIGMSSRKVKDDERTFCRTKGVYLKEHAVAHDMIVVVVNKNSPISKLTKDQVAKIFTGQVKDWSEIGGAPGKISIYTRNTSSGTYKDWQGLAMGGRDYPSTSQKMAGNEQIAQEVAKNRNGIGYVGLAYAKSNGIKTVTIDGVEPVANNAKKYAYARLCYFYAPDKPTAEAQAFMDFVESDAGQNIVRRVGFIPTKDL is encoded by the coding sequence ATGAAACTCATCAGCACTCTATTCGCTTCCGCCGCGCTCCTGACGATCGCCGGCGCGCAGACTCTCAGCATCAAGGGTTCCGACACCCTCGGCGCCAAGCTCGTCCCGCAGCTTTCCGAAGCTTTCAAGGCGGCAGGTAACAAAAACGTCAAATTCGAGATCGCGGCGGAAGGTTCTTCCACCGCTTTTCCGGCGCTCGCCAACGGCACCGCCCAGATCGGCATGTCCTCCCGCAAGGTGAAGGACGACGAGAGGACCTTCTGCCGCACCAAGGGCGTCTACCTCAAGGAACACGCCGTCGCCCACGACATGATCGTGGTGGTGGTCAACAAGAACTCCCCGATCTCCAAGCTGACCAAGGACCAGGTCGCCAAGATCTTCACCGGCCAGGTGAAGGACTGGTCGGAGATCGGCGGCGCTCCAGGCAAGATCTCCATCTACACCCGCAACACCTCCTCCGGCACCTACAAGGACTGGCAGGGTCTTGCGATGGGTGGCCGTGACTATCCGTCCACCTCCCAGAAGATGGCCGGCAACGAGCAGATCGCCCAGGAAGTTGCGAAGAACCGGAACGGCATCGGCTACGTCGGCCTGGCCTACGCCAAGAGCAACGGCATCAAGACGGTGACCATCGACGGTGTCGAGCCGGTGGCCAACAATGCCAAGAAATACGCCTACGCCCGCCTGTGCTACTTCTACGCCCCTGACAAGCCGACGGCGGAAGCCCAGGCGTTCATGGACTTCGTGGAGTCGGACGCCGGCCAGAACATCGTCCGCCGCGTCGGTTTCATCCCGACCAAAGACCTCTGA
- the pstC gene encoding phosphate ABC transporter permease subunit PstC — MSRHESSPPEKGHRFQKRGFSFEKGIRYFFASNAGLTIVILTLIIAFLLKEGLGFFPGYRRELEIYRIAGLEFVDISRKNLTSHEEIASILNRAYYAEINGKAANEMKRSLEASELWNAYSERVSPTRDLILNNEGIDQQSQALAVMKGNYEAARKKALESLPKTPHLNAEERASLISSISARTLEDSDDPPLVTKLSEEFSAAQQKHSEPLVEVRATIDAFQEAGGALGTIISEMTESVTVTKAALAKADILEKDRKTLMAAAEKAKDPAEREKLITEAKASLAEKVDVEGPIQQLLLRKQDCITIHQNLRTNASAVLAKLPASLSEGEADRLLKVAEKVSPIYLDHLARTPAELDAWRYNDPVGLFAAVKSFLTGKDWVTGGEWQDFYGILPLFVGSLMISLVALVIGIPVGVGAAIYTNQFASKREQGFVKPVIEFIQAIPSVVLGFIGILVLGTVLRDISMKDSLAWLPGFPIEERLNIFTAGCLLALMSIPTIFSLSEDALNNVPSAYSEAAEALGASKIQNTFRVIIPAAFSGILAAVLLGLGRVIGETMVVLLVAGNRIKIPDFTAGLGTFFQPAHTLTGIIAQELGEVPLGSVHYRALFVVGILLFAIVLGINAAARRFFKKQPH; from the coding sequence ATGAGTCGCCACGAATCAAGTCCGCCGGAAAAAGGACACCGTTTCCAGAAAAGGGGATTCTCCTTTGAAAAGGGCATCCGCTACTTCTTCGCCTCGAACGCGGGTCTCACGATCGTCATCCTGACGCTCATCATCGCGTTCCTGCTGAAGGAAGGTCTGGGATTCTTCCCGGGATACCGGCGCGAGCTTGAGATCTACCGCATCGCCGGACTGGAGTTCGTCGACATCTCGCGCAAGAACCTCACCTCCCACGAGGAGATCGCCAGCATCCTCAACCGCGCCTACTACGCCGAGATCAACGGCAAGGCGGCGAATGAGATGAAGCGTTCCCTGGAGGCCAGCGAGCTCTGGAATGCCTACAGTGAGCGCGTTTCCCCGACGAGGGATCTCATCCTCAACAACGAGGGCATCGACCAGCAGTCCCAGGCGCTGGCCGTCATGAAGGGGAACTACGAGGCCGCCCGCAAAAAGGCGCTCGAGTCCCTGCCCAAAACCCCTCACCTCAATGCTGAGGAACGGGCGTCCCTGATTTCCTCCATCTCGGCGAGAACGCTGGAGGACTCCGACGATCCTCCGCTGGTGACGAAGCTCAGCGAGGAATTTTCCGCCGCCCAGCAGAAGCATTCCGAACCGCTGGTGGAGGTCCGGGCGACCATCGACGCATTCCAGGAGGCTGGAGGCGCGCTGGGCACGATCATCTCCGAAATGACCGAGTCGGTCACTGTCACCAAAGCGGCGCTCGCAAAGGCCGACATCCTGGAGAAGGACCGCAAGACCCTCATGGCCGCCGCCGAGAAGGCGAAAGATCCCGCCGAGCGGGAGAAACTCATCACCGAGGCGAAGGCATCCCTCGCTGAGAAAGTTGATGTCGAGGGCCCTATCCAGCAACTGCTGCTGCGGAAGCAGGACTGCATCACCATCCACCAGAACCTGCGGACGAATGCCTCCGCGGTGCTGGCGAAACTGCCCGCTTCCCTCAGCGAAGGGGAGGCGGACCGTCTGCTCAAAGTCGCGGAAAAAGTGAGCCCCATCTATCTCGATCATCTCGCCAGGACACCGGCGGAACTGGACGCCTGGCGTTACAATGATCCGGTCGGCCTGTTCGCCGCCGTCAAATCCTTCCTCACCGGCAAGGACTGGGTCACCGGTGGCGAGTGGCAGGATTTCTACGGGATCCTGCCCCTGTTCGTCGGCTCGCTCATGATCTCGCTGGTCGCGCTGGTCATCGGCATCCCGGTCGGTGTCGGTGCGGCGATCTACACGAACCAGTTCGCCTCGAAGAGGGAGCAGGGCTTTGTGAAGCCTGTCATCGAGTTCATCCAGGCGATTCCTTCGGTGGTGCTGGGCTTCATCGGCATCCTGGTGCTGGGTACGGTTTTGCGGGACATTTCGATGAAGGATTCCCTGGCCTGGCTGCCCGGCTTCCCCATCGAGGAGCGGCTCAACATTTTCACCGCGGGCTGCCTGCTCGCCCTGATGAGCATCCCGACGATCTTCTCGCTCTCCGAGGACGCGCTGAACAACGTGCCGTCCGCCTACTCGGAGGCGGCGGAGGCGCTCGGAGCGTCGAAGATCCAGAACACGTTCCGGGTCATCATCCCCGCCGCATTCTCCGGCATCCTGGCGGCGGTGCTGCTCGGCCTCGGCCGGGTGATCGGGGAGACCATGGTAGTGCTGCTGGTGGCGGGCAACCGGATCAAGATCCCGGACTTCACCGCCGGTCTCGGCACGTTCTTCCAGCCGGCGCACACCCTCACCGGCATCATCGCCCAGGAACTTGGAGAGGTGCCGCTGGGAAGCGTCCACTACCGGGCGCTGTTCGTGGTGGGCATCCTCCTGTTCGCCATCGTGCTCGGTATCAACGCCGCCGCCCGCCGGTTCTTCAAAAAGCAGCCTCATTGA
- a CDS encoding PstA family ABC transporter permease yields the protein MWNPEKLIRKGAPKGFVKNAVVRGILGLTTYFIVLVAMALFAKIIVDGAPVLFKSEAPYVDFEFLTAKNQTLHVFDDAEGTRHQLPASEYNEYLAKNADKPIYNESTYSYSGGGIAGPIAGTALLTIGSIILALFFGVSAAIYLAEYAKQSPFIDAVRLAILNLAGVPSIVFGLFGFSVFVLAVPVITGEPSDRSFLTIPIFINDLYISFQGWNSSLMAGCATLACMILPVIITASEESLRAVPQGFRDASLAMGATRWQTIRKCVLPYSLPGILTSSLLSIARVAGETAPIMFTAAVAAKDDFPWEGVSNPLDILSSQVQALPYHIYTLAARIPASEYTQRAQFGSVFVFLMLVALLSAGSMILRAKLRAKLKW from the coding sequence ATGTGGAATCCTGAAAAACTGATCCGTAAGGGTGCTCCGAAAGGGTTCGTCAAGAACGCGGTCGTCCGTGGCATCCTCGGCCTGACCACGTATTTCATCGTGCTCGTCGCCATGGCGTTGTTCGCCAAGATCATCGTCGATGGCGCGCCGGTCCTTTTCAAGAGTGAGGCTCCCTATGTGGACTTCGAGTTCCTCACGGCCAAGAACCAGACGCTGCACGTATTCGATGACGCGGAAGGGACACGGCACCAGTTGCCTGCCTCGGAGTATAATGAGTACCTCGCGAAGAATGCGGACAAGCCGATCTACAACGAGTCCACCTACTCCTACTCCGGCGGTGGCATCGCGGGGCCGATCGCGGGGACGGCGCTGCTGACCATCGGCTCGATCATCCTGGCGCTGTTCTTCGGCGTGAGCGCGGCCATCTACCTTGCGGAGTATGCGAAGCAGAGTCCCTTCATCGACGCGGTGCGGCTGGCGATCCTCAACCTCGCGGGGGTTCCCTCCATCGTGTTCGGCCTGTTCGGCTTCTCGGTGTTCGTGCTGGCGGTTCCGGTCATCACCGGGGAGCCGTCGGACCGTTCCTTCCTGACGATCCCGATCTTCATCAACGACCTGTATATCAGCTTCCAGGGCTGGAATTCATCTCTGATGGCGGGATGTGCGACCCTGGCGTGCATGATTCTGCCGGTGATCATCACCGCATCGGAGGAGTCCCTGAGGGCGGTGCCACAGGGTTTCCGGGACGCCTCGCTGGCCATGGGAGCCACGCGCTGGCAGACCATCCGGAAGTGCGTGCTGCCGTATTCGCTGCCGGGCATCCTGACCTCGTCGCTGCTTTCCATCGCCCGTGTGGCGGGTGAGACCGCGCCCATCATGTTCACCGCCGCCGTCGCCGCGAAGGATGACTTCCCCTGGGAGGGTGTCTCCAATCCGCTGGACATCCTCTCCTCCCAGGTGCAGGCACTGCCTTACCACATCTACACGCTCGCCGCGCGGATCCCCGCTTCGGAATACACGCAGCGCGCGCAGTTCGGCTCCGTCTTCGTCTTCCTCATGCTGGTGGCCCTGCTTTCGGCGGGCTCCATGATCCTGCGTGCCAAACTCCGCGCGAAACTCAAATGGTAA
- the pstB gene encoding phosphate ABC transporter ATP-binding protein PstB, whose protein sequence is MKDHKNTGEIVPAPAAAAASAISIRNLNFAYGKKQVIHDVSLEIPDRQVTAFIGPSGCGKSTLLRCLNRINDRIEGAKITSGSVHIHDIDIYRPDIDLLELRRRVGMVFQKYNPFAKSIYENVVFSLRVAGVTKKSELDEAAERSLRGAVLWDEVKDRLHASAFGLSGGQQQRLCIARAIANQPDILLMDEPCAALDPLATLKVEELLIELKKNYTIVIVTHNMAQATRCSDKTAFFYLGELIEFGETMQIFENPKESKTEAYVTGSFG, encoded by the coding sequence TTGAAAGATCACAAGAACACCGGGGAGATCGTGCCGGCGCCAGCCGCGGCCGCGGCGAGCGCCATCAGCATCCGCAACCTCAACTTCGCCTACGGCAAGAAGCAGGTCATCCACGATGTTTCCCTGGAGATCCCGGACCGCCAGGTCACGGCCTTCATCGGGCCGTCCGGCTGCGGGAAGTCCACCCTGCTCCGCTGCCTCAACCGCATCAACGACCGCATCGAGGGGGCGAAGATCACCTCCGGCTCGGTGCACATCCACGACATCGACATCTACCGGCCGGACATCGACCTGCTGGAACTCCGCCGCCGCGTGGGGATGGTGTTCCAGAAATACAACCCGTTCGCGAAATCGATCTACGAGAACGTCGTCTTCAGCCTCCGCGTGGCCGGGGTGACGAAAAAGAGCGAGCTGGATGAAGCCGCGGAACGTTCCCTGCGCGGGGCCGTCCTGTGGGATGAGGTGAAGGACCGGCTGCACGCCAGCGCCTTCGGCCTGTCCGGCGGCCAGCAGCAGCGTCTCTGCATCGCACGGGCCATCGCGAACCAGCCGGACATCCTCCTCATGGACGAGCCGTGCGCCGCGCTCGACCCGCTGGCGACCCTCAAGGTCGAGGAGCTGCTCATCGAGCTGAAAAAGAACTACACCATCGTCATCGTCACCCACAACATGGCCCAGGCCACCCGTTGCTCGGACAAGACCGCGTTTTTCTACCTTGGCGAGCTCATCGAGTTTGGTGAGACCATGCAGATTTTCGAGAACCCGAAGGAATCCAAAACCGAAGCCTATGTCACAGGATCTTTTGGCTGA
- the pstB gene encoding phosphate ABC transporter ATP-binding protein PstB: MSQDLLAEPAPTESLRGDPGHPTYTSIEVSKVDFHYGHSHALKNIDFNIPAHAVTAFIGPSGCGKSTLLRCINRMNDEIPGARITNGRITIDGIDINDRSVDVVKLRRDVGMVFQKSNPFPRSIYENVAYGLRLAGERRKSVLDQAVEEALRSAALWDEVKDRLQESGMGLSGGQQQRLCIARTIAVKPRLILMDEPCSALDPIATAKVEDLIWELRKEFTIVIVTHSMAQASRVSDMTAFFFMGELVEFGDTMQMFNNPRLKKTEDYISGRFG; the protein is encoded by the coding sequence ATGTCACAGGATCTTTTGGCTGAGCCAGCTCCCACCGAATCGCTCCGCGGCGACCCAGGGCATCCGACCTACACTTCCATCGAGGTGTCGAAGGTGGATTTCCACTACGGGCATTCCCACGCGCTCAAGAACATCGACTTCAACATCCCCGCCCACGCGGTCACCGCGTTCATCGGCCCGTCCGGCTGTGGCAAGTCCACCCTGCTGCGTTGCATCAACCGGATGAACGACGAAATTCCGGGTGCGCGGATCACCAACGGCCGCATCACCATCGATGGCATCGACATCAACGACCGTTCGGTGGATGTGGTGAAGCTGCGGCGTGATGTCGGTATGGTGTTCCAGAAGTCGAACCCGTTCCCGCGCAGCATCTATGAGAATGTCGCCTACGGCCTCCGCCTTGCCGGGGAGCGGCGCAAGTCGGTGCTGGACCAGGCGGTGGAGGAAGCGCTCCGCTCCGCCGCTCTGTGGGATGAGGTGAAGGACCGGCTGCAGGAGTCCGGCATGGGCCTGTCCGGCGGCCAGCAGCAACGGCTGTGCATCGCCCGGACCATCGCGGTGAAGCCGCGGCTGATCCTGATGGATGAGCCGTGCAGCGCGCTCGACCCCATTGCCACCGCAAAGGTGGAGGATCTCATCTGGGAACTCCGGAAGGAATTCACCATCGTCATCGTGACCCACAGCATGGCCCAGGCCTCGCGGGTTTCGGACATGACCGCGTTTTTCTTCATGGGGGAGCTGGTCGAGTTCGGTGACACCATGCAGATGTTCAACAACCCGAGATTGAAGAAAACAGAAGACTACATCAGCGGCCGGTTCGGCTGA
- the phoU gene encoding phosphate signaling complex protein PhoU codes for MPNVHIFRDFDVAISALRSEVLSMAAQARHNLERAITSLLERNVELANAVIADDDEVDELERRIDRLGVDILVRFHPVATDLRLVVSSMKISMNLERISDHATNIAKRAKKISAGAELQEVNLIEPLYQLADRLLRDAISAYSDRNAVLGASLHARDKELDKLHHETNALYGTRLETSAGRSQEYLHLILIVRSLERVGDLATNIGEDAVYMEAAKDLRHEDDRSL; via the coding sequence ATGCCCAACGTCCATATCTTCCGCGACTTCGATGTCGCCATTTCCGCCCTCCGCTCCGAAGTCTTGTCGATGGCGGCGCAGGCCCGTCACAATCTGGAGCGAGCGATCACGTCCCTGCTCGAAAGGAATGTCGAGCTGGCGAACGCGGTGATCGCCGATGATGACGAGGTGGATGAACTCGAGAGGCGGATCGACCGTCTCGGCGTGGACATCCTCGTCCGCTTCCACCCGGTGGCGACGGATCTGCGGCTGGTGGTTTCCTCGATGAAGATTTCCATGAATCTCGAGCGGATCTCCGACCACGCGACGAACATCGCGAAGCGGGCGAAGAAGATCAGTGCGGGCGCGGAGTTGCAGGAGGTGAACCTGATCGAACCTCTCTACCAACTGGCCGACCGCCTGCTGCGCGACGCCATCTCCGCCTACAGCGACCGCAACGCTGTTCTGGGGGCCTCCCTGCACGCCCGGGACAAGGAGTTGGACAAGCTGCACCACGAAACGAACGCCCTCTACGGCACACGCCTGGAGACATCCGCCGGACGCAGCCAGGAATATCTGCACCTCATCCTGATCGTCCGCTCGCTGGAGCGTGTGGGCGACCTCGCCACCAACATCGGCGAGGACGCCGTGTACATGGAGGCGGCGAAGGATCTCCGCCATGAGGACGATAGGAGCCTCTGA